In Deinococcus maricopensis DSM 21211, the sequence GGATGATCGCTTCGGCCGCCTGCCGTTCGGTGATGTCGATGGCCACGCCCACCAGCCCCGTGATGCCGCCCGCGGCGTCGCGCGTCGGCACTTTCGTGAACCAGTGCGTCCGCTGCGCGCCGTTCCCGAGCTGGTCGGTGAGTTCGTAGGTGAGGACCGCGCCGCTGCGCAGCACGTGATCATCGCGCGTGCGGGCCGCGGTGGCCGCGTCGCGCGGGAACAGGTCCTCATTCGTGCGGCCCAGAATGGCGTCCATGGGCTGGCCGATCTGCGCGGCGCCCGCGGCGTTGATCATGACGTACCGCCGTTCGAGGTCTTTCACGTAGATGGACTCCGGCACGCTGTCCACCACGGTCCGCAGCAGGGTGTGGCTGGCGCTGAGCGCCTCGCGCGCCGCCACGGCGGCGGTCAGGTCGCGCAGCAGCACCGTGAAGCGCAGCACGCCGTCCACCTCGAACGGCGTCAGCGTGAATTCGCACGGGAAGCCCTGACCGCCGCGCCGCAGCGCCGGCAGTTCCGCGCGGCGCGTGCGGTACTCGCGGTGCGTGACGACGTGCTGCAGGCCGTCCAGGTGTGCGCGGTGATACTCGGGCGGGATGAACAGGGCGGTGAGGTCCTGCCCGAGCGCCTCGGCGCGCGTGTACCCGAGCAGCGTCTCGGCGGCCGGGTTCCAGGCGATGACGCGCCCTTCATCATTGAGCAGGATCATGCCGTCGTGCGCGGCGTCGATGACGGCGGCGTGCACCTGCCGTTCCTGCGCCTGTTCCGCGAGGGTGCGCCGCAACTCCAGTTCGCTGACGACGCCTTCCGCGAGGTCACGCAGGGCGGCGCGGTCCTCGTCCGTGAAGGCCGCGTGCGGCTCCACGTCGTACAGGCACAGCGTCCCGAGGGTATGCCCGTCGGGGGTGGTCAGGGGCGCACCCGCGTAGAAGCGCACGTGCGGCGCGTTCACCACGACCGGCAGGTCCCGGAAGCGCACGTCGGCCTGCGTGTCGAGCACCACCAGCACGTCCGGGCGGGGGGCGTGCAGCACCCGCTCGCAGAAGGACGTGGCGCGCGGCATGGTCTGCAGGTCCACGCCGACGCACGCCTTGAACCACTGCTGGTCCTCGTCAAGGAACGTGACGGCGGCGACGGGCACGCGGAACAGCCGGGCGGCGAGGCGGGCCGTGCGGTCGAACGCCGGTTCGGGCGCGGTGCCCATCACGGCGTACCGCCGCAGGGCCGCCAGGCGGGCCGTTTCCGTGTGCGCGTCCGGGAGCGCAGAAGCCTCAATCATGCGTTCAGCGTAGCGGCAGGACCCTCTCAGAACTCTGACCGGCGGCGCGGCGGGCGCGCGGTCTGCACCGCGTCAGTGCCGCGTCAGAGTTCATGCGCTAGGTTGAGGCCATGACGGCCGCGCCGCTGCCCCCTGACGAATCCGCGCGCCTCCTGGACCTCGCACGGTACGGCATCCTCGACACGGACCGCGAGGAGACGTTCGAGCGCATCACGCGCCTCGCGGCGCGGCTGCTGCGCGTGCCAGTCGTCGCGCTGAACTTCGTGGACGCCGACCGGCAGTGGGCGAAAGCCGGGGTGGGCCTGGACGGTCCGGAGGTGCCGCGCGCGCACTCGTTCTGCGCGTGGGCGATCCTGCAGGACGCCCCCATGGTCATCCCGGACGCCACCATCGACCCGAACTTCCAGCACAACCCGCTCGTCACGGGCGCGCCGCACATCCATACGTACGCGGGCGCGCCGCTCATCACGAGCAGCGGGCAGCGCATCGGGACGCTGTGCATCGCGGACGACGCTCCGCACCCCCTCACGGACGACGACCTGACGGTCCTGCAGGACCTCGCGGCGCTCGCCATGACGGAACTGGAGTTGCGGGCCCGCAACGCGGAACTCGCCCGCACCCTGAACGCGCACGCGGAGCGCGCCGAGGACCTGCAGCAGCAGCTCGCGCACGCCCACACCCTCGACGCCGTGAACGCCCTCGCGGACCTGACGCTCGCGCCCGACGAGGTGGCGCTGCGCGCGTCCGCGCTGCTCGGCTCCGCCATCGACGCGGAATGGACCGGCCTGCTGACCTTCCAGGGGGACACCGTGCGGGCGCACACGGCGTACCTCCGTCCGGGCGTCCCCGCGGAACTGCTCGCCCTCACGGAGCACCTCGGTCGGCCGGGCGGGATGACGCTGCCGCTGCGGCACCTGTCCACGCCGGCATACATGGACGAGTACGGCACGCACCCGCAGGCGTGCGCGGAAGTGATCGCGGCGGGCGTGCAGGCGCTCGCGTGGCTGCCGCTCGGGATGTTTGGCGGCGTGACCTTCCTGCTGGTGGCGGTCCGCGCGCGCGAGACGCGGCGCGTGCCGTGGCGCACCAGCGATCGCGCCCTCCTGGAAGCGGCCGCGCGCAGTGTCCGCGCGGCCCTGCAGCGCCGTGAGGTCCTCGCGGCGGTCGCCCTGGATGCCCGGCAGGACAGCCTGACCGGCATCCTGAACCGCCGCGCGTTCGACGAGGACCTCGCGGGCGTCGCCGCGCCGTTCACGCTGGCGATGGTGGACCTCGACGGTTTCAAGGCCCTGAACGACGCCGAAGGGCACGCTGCCGGGGACCGCGCGCTGCGGGTGTTCGCCACGGCGCTGCAGGCGGAACTGCCGGACGAGCGCGTGTACCGCCTGGGCGGCGACGAATTCGTGGTGCGTCTGATGGGCTCCTGGACAGAGGATGAGGTGCTGGAGCACGTGGACGTGGCCGTGCTCGCGGCAGGTTCCGTGACGCGTTCGCGGCTGGGCGCGTCGGTGGGCGTAGCGACGGGCGGGCACGCCGACGCGCCCGCCGCGGTCCTCCAGATTGCCGATGAGCGGATGTACGCCACGAAACGCCGCCGTCGGGCCCTGCAGACCGTCGGCCGCTGAAAGGCCCGTCCGGCCGGGGCCGGGCGCATTCGACCCTGTGGGTCCTTTGGCTCCCTTCCTCGCGGGGCCTCCCGGCGGGGCGGTGGAGCGCAGGCCGACGTGAGCTCTTGGGAGGCATGAACGGCCGCCCGAGGCCCCTATGCAGGGGCCTCGGGCGGCGCTGTGCTGTTCAGTCGGTGGCGGCTGGGGCGGCGCGGTGGCGGTCCAGCCGGCCGCTCAGCAGGGTGAGCAGCAGGCCGCCCGTGACGAACACGGCGCCAACCCAGGGCGTCGCCCCCAGGCCGAGGGGACTCTGCACGATCAGCCCACCCACGAACGCGCCGAGGGCAATGCCGAGGTTGAACGCGGCGATGTTGAGGGCGCTGGCGACGTCCACGCCGCCGGGCGTGAACCGCGTGGCGAGCTGCACGACGTACACCTGCAGGCCGGGGACGTTCGCGAACGCGAGGGCGCCCATGAGGAAGAGGGTGATGACGGCGGGAACGGCGTGCGGCGCGGTGAAGGTGAAGGCCAGAAGGACGGCGGCCTGCGCAAGGAACAGCGCGGTGAGGGCCCGGACGGGGTGGCGGTCGGCGACGCGTCCGCCGAGGACGTTGCCAAGGGCAATGGCCACGCCGTACACGAGCAGGAGGACGCTGACCATGTCGGCGCTGAATCCGGTGAGGTGCTCCAGCACGCTGCCGAGGTAGGTGAAGGTGACGAAGGTGCCGCCGTACCCGAGGGCGGTCATGGCGAAGACGAGCAGCAGGCGGGGGTGGATGAGGACGTTCGCCTGGTCGGTGAGGCGCGCGGGGGCGCTGCGGGGGAGGTCGCAGGGGAGCAGGGTACTGGTGGCGGCGACGGCGAGGGCGCCGAGGGCGGCGATGACCCAGAAGGTGGCGCGCCACCCGAGTTGCTGGCCGATCCAGGTGCCGGCCGGGACGCCGAGGGCGGTGGCGAGGGTGAGGCCGGCGAACATCGTGGCGATGGCGCTGGCGCGCTTTTCGGGCGTGACGAGGCCGGCGGCGATGGTGCTGCCGATGGCGAAGAAGACGCCGTGCGCGACGGCGCTGAGGAGGCGGGCGGCGAGGAGGAGCGTGAAGTGGTCGGCGAATGCGGCGAGGACGTTCGCGGCGGTGAAGAGGGCCATGAGACTCATGAGGAGGCTTTTGCGGGGGAGGCGTCCGGTGAGGGCGGTGAGGATGGGGGCGCCGACGGCGACGCCGAGGGCGTAACCGCTGACGAGGAGGCCGGTGGTGGGGATGGTGGTGTGGAGGTCGGCGACGATGGTGTTGAGCAGGCCGACAATGACGAATTCGGTGGTCCCGATGGCGAAGGCGCTGATGGCGAGGGCGAGGAGTGCGGGGGGCATGGTGGGGCTCCTGAGGGTGGGCTGCGCGTTGGGTGGCGCAGGGGACTTAAGTCGATTATTGTTTGCGCAAGCAATTCTTGCACGTGCAATAAATTAGGTTGTGTTTCCCCCACTGTCAACTCCATGCCGCACACTGGACACTCAGGAGACCTATGACCGCCCCCACAGACCTCGAACAACGCTGGCAGACCCTCGACCAGGAGTGGCAGACCGTCAACCGCGCTCTTGAACACGCGCTCCAGCAGCACCACAATCTCAGCGTCAGCGAATACAAGGTCCTGGCGGCCCTCGAAGCCAAACCCGACCATCACCACCGCATGCAGGTCCTCGCAGATCTCGCCGGTCTCTCCCAGAGCGCCACCACCCGGCTTGTCGCCCGCCTCGAAGCCCAGGACTGCGGCCTGCTCGCCCGGTACCTCTGCGACACCGACCGCCGCGGCGTCTACACCGAAATCACGCCCGCCGGCCTGACCAAACTCGCCCGCGCGCGCGCGACGCTCCAGCACACTCTGGAAGCCCTCTGGACCCCCAGCACCGCCACACCACACGACTAACCACCAGAGCGGCCGGGGAGGAACAGCGCGGTGCGTTCACCGCGCTGTTCCTCCCCGGCCACCTGCCGGCGCCGAGGCTCGCGGCCACAGCAGCTTCCCAGGACCGGTTCTCGAACCGGTAGTTTTACTCACATCTGAACAGATGTTCATATATTCTGGGTATAGTCCCACGCGGCGACCACCCGCCACACCCCACCCACGACGAAAGGACGCCGACATGGCCCACGACCACCACGGACACAGCCACGCCCCCACCCACTACGGCCGAGCCTTCGCCATCGGCATCACCCTGAACGTCGGCTTCGTCCTGCTGGAACTCACGTACGGCCTCCTCTCCCACTCCCTCGCCCTCATCGCCGACGCCGGCCACAACGCCAGTGACGTCCTCGGCCTCATCATCGCCTGGACCGCGCACACCCTCAGCCGACGCCGCCCCACCACGCACTACACCTACGGCCTGCGGCGCACCAGCATCCTCGCGTCCCTCACGAACGCCGTCCTGCTGCTCATCGCCGTGGGCGCCATCCTCGTCGAGGCCGCCCGGCGCTTCACGGCCCCCGCCCCCGTCGAGGGCGGCACCGTCATCTGGGTCGCCGCTGTAGGCATCCTGATCAACGCCGCCACCGCCGCGCTGTTCGCTTCCGGCCGCAAAGGCGACCTGAACCTCCGCGGCGCCTACCAGCACATGCTCGCCGACGCGGCCGTCTCACTCGCCGTGGTGGTGGCCGGCGCACTCATCGCCTGGACGCACTGGGCGTGGCTGGACCCCGTCATCAGCGTGATCGTCGCCCTCGTCATCCTGGCGGGCACCTGGGGACTGCTGCGCGACAGTGTAAACCTCGCCCTGGACGCCGTCCCGGAAGGCATTGACCTGAACGCCGTGCGACAACACCTCCTCACCCTTCCGGGCGTGACAGCCGTGCACGACCTGCACGTGTGGGGCATGAGCACCACCGAAACCGCCCTCACCGCGCACCTGATCATGCCGGGCGGCGCCCCTGACGACGCGTTCTACGCCGCCGCGCAACACGACCTGCACGAGCGTTTCGGCATCGAACACCCGACGCTGCAGGTGGAACGCGGCACCGCCACGTGCCGGTTCACGCCGGACGAAGTGGTCTGAGGGCCGCCCAAACAGCCCAGCACCGCCCCACGTGGTCGCCGCACGCGCCAGGCCTCACTGAAGTGCGGCACACTGTGGACAGGCCGTCGTTCCCGCCCCCGGAGTCCCCCATGACCATCCCGTCCGCCGAGCACCCCGCCCCCGCCGTTTCACTGGTGACCCTGACCGGCACGTCCTCCGACGCGCTGTACCGCGTGGCGCAGCACATGTGCGTCCTGGCGCCGCACACGCACCTGGACCTGTACGTGGTCCGCAGCGCCCCCCTGAACGCCATCGGCGTGAACGCCGACCGCGTGTGGCGGTGCGGCGCCGTGCTCGCGCTGACCAGCGACCTGCCGCAACTGCGGCATATCGAGCACCTGCAGCGCCAGCCGCTCGTCGCGGACCCCGACCCGTTCGATGACCTGCTGCAGGCCACGCCGGCGTACCACGTGGAACGCTCCGAGGCGCTCACGGACCTGATTGCCGCGACGTTCGCGCTCGCCCGCGCCCTCGACCAGCGCGCGCCCCAGTCGACGGACCGGCTGGGTGGTCTGCTCACGCGCCTGCGCGGCACACCGCGCGCCGCACCCCGGGACCCGGCCGCGCTGATGAGCGACCTGAACCGCGCCGCGCAGGCCGTACAGGTGCGGGAGCATGCGGTGCGCGCCGCACCTGCAACGACGGAAACGGCCGAATGGGATGACGTCACCGCAGACTGGGACGACGTCGATCCAGAGTAAAGCGGCGCAGGGCTGCGGCTGACGACCCTGCGCCGCTTCACTCCGGCGGATGAGGCGCCGGATCCCTGTCACCCCTGCGAGCGGTGTCTCCACCATTCCACCTTCAGGGCAGGAGGCGCCCGGCAAGCCACCATCCCCGCCCCCTTCACGCGTCAGCGAAGGAGGCCCTCTGGATGCCGCTGGTGAAGGGCACTCAGCAGGCTCGGTTCGGAGGGTGGGGCAGAACTGAGGTCCTTTGTGCCGTACAGCATCAAACCCTTCAAACTCGCAAAATCGCCTGCGGGTCTGACCGGTATGCTCGCGCTGTGAGCGACCCCAACGTAACGAACTTGACGTTGCCTGC encodes:
- a CDS encoding HD domain-containing phosphohydrolase, encoding MIEASALPDAHTETARLAALRRYAVMGTAPEPAFDRTARLAARLFRVPVAAVTFLDEDQQWFKACVGVDLQTMPRATSFCERVLHAPRPDVLVVLDTQADVRFRDLPVVVNAPHVRFYAGAPLTTPDGHTLGTLCLYDVEPHAAFTDEDRAALRDLAEGVVSELELRRTLAEQAQERQVHAAVIDAAHDGMILLNDEGRVIAWNPAAETLLGYTRAEALGQDLTALFIPPEYHRAHLDGLQHVVTHREYRTRRAELPALRRGGQGFPCEFTLTPFEVDGVLRFTVLLRDLTAAVAAREALSASHTLLRTVVDSVPESIYVKDLERRYVMINAAGAAQIGQPMDAILGRTNEDLFPRDAATAARTRDDHVLRSGAVLTYELTDQLGNGAQRTHWFTKVPTRDAAGGITGLVGVAIDITERQAAEAIIRAHNAQLTERVEAAQLEILHRLARAAEYRDDDTGEHMGRVALTAAGLARELGLSEAAVRLIEQTAPLHDVGKIGVSDGILLKPGRLTPEEFEIVKSHATIGANILAGGHSPAVRMAEVIARTHHERWDGSGYPHGLAGEAIPIEGRIVAVADVLDALTSERPYKRAWSFEAALAEIRAQAGQHFDPQVVAALERLTSRTAAD
- a CDS encoding sensor domain-containing diguanylate cyclase, with protein sequence MTAAPLPPDESARLLDLARYGILDTDREETFERITRLAARLLRVPVVALNFVDADRQWAKAGVGLDGPEVPRAHSFCAWAILQDAPMVIPDATIDPNFQHNPLVTGAPHIHTYAGAPLITSSGQRIGTLCIADDAPHPLTDDDLTVLQDLAALAMTELELRARNAELARTLNAHAERAEDLQQQLAHAHTLDAVNALADLTLAPDEVALRASALLGSAIDAEWTGLLTFQGDTVRAHTAYLRPGVPAELLALTEHLGRPGGMTLPLRHLSTPAYMDEYGTHPQACAEVIAAGVQALAWLPLGMFGGVTFLLVAVRARETRRVPWRTSDRALLEAAARSVRAALQRREVLAAVALDARQDSLTGILNRRAFDEDLAGVAAPFTLAMVDLDGFKALNDAEGHAAGDRALRVFATALQAELPDERVYRLGGDEFVVRLMGSWTEDEVLEHVDVAVLAAGSVTRSRLGASVGVATGGHADAPAAVLQIADERMYATKRRRRALQTVGR
- a CDS encoding MFS transporter; translation: MPPALLALAISAFAIGTTEFVIVGLLNTIVADLHTTIPTTGLLVSGYALGVAVGAPILTALTGRLPRKSLLMSLMALFTAANVLAAFADHFTLLLAARLLSAVAHGVFFAIGSTIAAGLVTPEKRASAIATMFAGLTLATALGVPAGTWIGQQLGWRATFWVIAALGALAVAATSTLLPCDLPRSAPARLTDQANVLIHPRLLLVFAMTALGYGGTFVTFTYLGSVLEHLTGFSADMVSVLLLVYGVAIALGNVLGGRVADRHPVRALTALFLAQAAVLLAFTFTAPHAVPAVITLFLMGALAFANVPGLQVYVVQLATRFTPGGVDVASALNIAAFNLGIALGAFVGGLIVQSPLGLGATPWVGAVFVTGGLLLTLLSGRLDRHRAAPAATD
- a CDS encoding MarR family winged helix-turn-helix transcriptional regulator — translated: MTAPTDLEQRWQTLDQEWQTVNRALEHALQQHHNLSVSEYKVLAALEAKPDHHHRMQVLADLAGLSQSATTRLVARLEAQDCGLLARYLCDTDRRGVYTEITPAGLTKLARARATLQHTLEALWTPSTATPHD
- a CDS encoding cation diffusion facilitator family transporter, which gives rise to MAHDHHGHSHAPTHYGRAFAIGITLNVGFVLLELTYGLLSHSLALIADAGHNASDVLGLIIAWTAHTLSRRRPTTHYTYGLRRTSILASLTNAVLLLIAVGAILVEAARRFTAPAPVEGGTVIWVAAVGILINAATAALFASGRKGDLNLRGAYQHMLADAAVSLAVVVAGALIAWTHWAWLDPVISVIVALVILAGTWGLLRDSVNLALDAVPEGIDLNAVRQHLLTLPGVTAVHDLHVWGMSTTETALTAHLIMPGGAPDDAFYAAAQHDLHERFGIEHPTLQVERGTATCRFTPDEVV